One stretch of Passer domesticus isolate bPasDom1 chromosome 2, bPasDom1.hap1, whole genome shotgun sequence DNA includes these proteins:
- the GK gene encoding glycerol kinase isoform X1: MAASLGPLVGAIDQGTSSTRFLVFNALTAELLSHHQVEIKQEFPREGWVEQDPKEILNSVYECVERTCEKMRELNMDIANIRAIGVTNQRETTVVWDKTTGEPLYNAIVWLDLRTQSTVEYLLNRIPGKNKTFSKFKTGLPLSTYFSAVKLRWLLDNVEEIKRAVEDGRAMFGTIDSWLIWSLTGGTNGGIHCTDVTNASRTMLFNIHSLEWDPDLCKFFEIPMEILPNVRSSSEIYGLMKICPSRESGALTGVPISGCLGDQHAALVGQMCFQDGQAKNTYGTGCFLLCNTGQKSVFSEHGLITTIAYKMGKDKPAFYALEGSVAIAGAVVRWLRDNLGIVNSSQEVEKLAADAGTSYGCYFVPAFSGLYAPYWEPSARGIICGLTQFTNKNHIAFAALEAVCFQTREILDAMNKDCGIPLSQLQVDGGMTNNKILMQLQSDILCIPVVKPSMTETTALGAAMAAGAAEGVEVWSLNPGDLTAVTCERFEPQINPEESEYRYARWKKAVMKSMGWETSGSPSNGDSSIFSSLPFSVFIMSSMLMLIGAKYISGK; this comes from the exons GTTTTTAATGCATTAACAGCAGAGCTTTTGAGTCACCATCAAGTGGAAATAAAGCAAGAATTCCCTAGAGAAgg ATGGGTAGAACAAGATCCAAAGGAAATATTAAACTCTGTCTATGAATGTGTGGAAAGGACCTGTGAGAAAATGAGAGAACTGAACATGGACATCGCTAACATAAGAG CCATTGGAGTCACCAATCAGAGAGAAACAACAGTGGTTTGGGACAAGACAACTGGAGAACCTCTTTATAATGCTATTG TGTGGCTTGACCTGAGAACCCAGTCAACAGTTGAATATCTTCTTAACAGAATtcctggaaaaaacaaaactttttcaAAG ttTAAGACCGGTCTTCCACTTAGCACTTATTTTAGTGCAGTGAAACTTCGGTGGCTTTTGGATAATGTGGAAGAGATTAAGCGAGCAGTTGAGGATGGAAGAGCTATGTTTGGGACTATTGATTCATGGCTTATATGG AGTTTGACAGGTGGGACGAATGGAGGCATTCACTGTACAGATGTCACCAATGCCAGTAGAACTATGTTGTTCAACATTCATTCCTTGGAATGGGATCCTGACCTCTGCAA ATTCTTTGAAATTCCTATGGAAATACTTCCAAATGTACGAAGCTCCTCTGAGATTTACGGCCTAATG AAAATCTGTCCTAGCCGG GAATCTGGAGCTTTGACAGGTGTACCAATTTCTGGG TGCTTGGGTGACCAGCATGCTGCTCTTGTTGGACAAATGTGTTTTCAAGATGGACAAGCAAAAAACAC GTACGGAACAGGTTGTTTCTTGCTGTGCAATACAGGTCAGAAG TCTGTGTTTTCTGAGCATGGTCTTATAACCACAATAGCTTACAAAATGGGCAAAGACAAACCCGCTTTTTATGCACTAGAG GGATCTGTTGCAATAGCTGGGGCTGTTGTTCGCTGGCTGAGGGACAATCTGGGTATTGTTAACAGTTCACAGGAAGTTG AAAAACTGGCTGCAGATGCGGGGACTTCCTATGGCTGCTACTTTGTGCCAGCATTTTCAGGACTGTATGCACCATACTGGGAACCCAGTGCAAGGGG TATCATCTGTGGCCTTACTCAGTTTACAAATAAAAACCACATCGCCTTCGCTGCACTAGAAGCAGTCTGCTTTCAAACACGAGAG ATTCTAGATGCTATGAACAAGGACTGTGGGATTCCACTAAGTCAGTTACAAGTAGATGGAGGAATGACCAATAACAAAATCCTCATGCAACTCCAATCAGACATTCTCTGTATTCCAGTAG TAAAGCCATCAATGACTGAAACAACAGCCTTAGGAGCTGCtatggcagcaggagctgcagaaggtGTTGAAGTTTGGAGTCTGAATCCTGGAGATTTGACAGCAGTGACATGTGAACGATTTGAACCACAGATAAACCCAGAGG aaagtGAATATCGCTATGCCAGGTGGAAGAAAGCTGTGATGAAGTCTATGGGATGGGAGACATCTGGCAGTCCTTCAAATG GTGACAGTAGTATCTTCTCTAGTCTGCCTTTCAGTGTTTTTATTATGAGTAGCATGCTAATGTTAATCGGAGCAAAGTACATCTCAG gTAAATGA
- the GK gene encoding glycerol kinase isoform X2: protein MAASLGPLVGAIDQGTSSTRFLVFNALTAELLSHHQVEIKQEFPREGWVEQDPKEILNSVYECVERTCEKMRELNMDIANIRAIGVTNQRETTVVWDKTTGEPLYNAIVWLDLRTQSTVEYLLNRIPGKNKTFSKFKTGLPLSTYFSAVKLRWLLDNVEEIKRAVEDGRAMFGTIDSWLIWSLTGGTNGGIHCTDVTNASRTMLFNIHSLEWDPDLCKFFEIPMEILPNVRSSSEIYGLMESGALTGVPISGCLGDQHAALVGQMCFQDGQAKNTYGTGCFLLCNTGQKSVFSEHGLITTIAYKMGKDKPAFYALEGSVAIAGAVVRWLRDNLGIVNSSQEVEKLAADAGTSYGCYFVPAFSGLYAPYWEPSARGIICGLTQFTNKNHIAFAALEAVCFQTREILDAMNKDCGIPLSQLQVDGGMTNNKILMQLQSDILCIPVVKPSMTETTALGAAMAAGAAEGVEVWSLNPGDLTAVTCERFEPQINPEESEYRYARWKKAVMKSMGWETSGSPSNGDSSIFSSLPFSVFIMSSMLMLIGAKYISGK from the exons GTTTTTAATGCATTAACAGCAGAGCTTTTGAGTCACCATCAAGTGGAAATAAAGCAAGAATTCCCTAGAGAAgg ATGGGTAGAACAAGATCCAAAGGAAATATTAAACTCTGTCTATGAATGTGTGGAAAGGACCTGTGAGAAAATGAGAGAACTGAACATGGACATCGCTAACATAAGAG CCATTGGAGTCACCAATCAGAGAGAAACAACAGTGGTTTGGGACAAGACAACTGGAGAACCTCTTTATAATGCTATTG TGTGGCTTGACCTGAGAACCCAGTCAACAGTTGAATATCTTCTTAACAGAATtcctggaaaaaacaaaactttttcaAAG ttTAAGACCGGTCTTCCACTTAGCACTTATTTTAGTGCAGTGAAACTTCGGTGGCTTTTGGATAATGTGGAAGAGATTAAGCGAGCAGTTGAGGATGGAAGAGCTATGTTTGGGACTATTGATTCATGGCTTATATGG AGTTTGACAGGTGGGACGAATGGAGGCATTCACTGTACAGATGTCACCAATGCCAGTAGAACTATGTTGTTCAACATTCATTCCTTGGAATGGGATCCTGACCTCTGCAA ATTCTTTGAAATTCCTATGGAAATACTTCCAAATGTACGAAGCTCCTCTGAGATTTACGGCCTAATG GAATCTGGAGCTTTGACAGGTGTACCAATTTCTGGG TGCTTGGGTGACCAGCATGCTGCTCTTGTTGGACAAATGTGTTTTCAAGATGGACAAGCAAAAAACAC GTACGGAACAGGTTGTTTCTTGCTGTGCAATACAGGTCAGAAG TCTGTGTTTTCTGAGCATGGTCTTATAACCACAATAGCTTACAAAATGGGCAAAGACAAACCCGCTTTTTATGCACTAGAG GGATCTGTTGCAATAGCTGGGGCTGTTGTTCGCTGGCTGAGGGACAATCTGGGTATTGTTAACAGTTCACAGGAAGTTG AAAAACTGGCTGCAGATGCGGGGACTTCCTATGGCTGCTACTTTGTGCCAGCATTTTCAGGACTGTATGCACCATACTGGGAACCCAGTGCAAGGGG TATCATCTGTGGCCTTACTCAGTTTACAAATAAAAACCACATCGCCTTCGCTGCACTAGAAGCAGTCTGCTTTCAAACACGAGAG ATTCTAGATGCTATGAACAAGGACTGTGGGATTCCACTAAGTCAGTTACAAGTAGATGGAGGAATGACCAATAACAAAATCCTCATGCAACTCCAATCAGACATTCTCTGTATTCCAGTAG TAAAGCCATCAATGACTGAAACAACAGCCTTAGGAGCTGCtatggcagcaggagctgcagaaggtGTTGAAGTTTGGAGTCTGAATCCTGGAGATTTGACAGCAGTGACATGTGAACGATTTGAACCACAGATAAACCCAGAGG aaagtGAATATCGCTATGCCAGGTGGAAGAAAGCTGTGATGAAGTCTATGGGATGGGAGACATCTGGCAGTCCTTCAAATG GTGACAGTAGTATCTTCTCTAGTCTGCCTTTCAGTGTTTTTATTATGAGTAGCATGCTAATGTTAATCGGAGCAAAGTACATCTCAG gTAAATGA
- the GK gene encoding glycerol kinase isoform X3, protein MAASLGPLVGAIDQGTSSTRFLVFNALTAELLSHHQVEIKQEFPREGWVEQDPKEILNSVYECVERTCEKMRELNMDIANIRAIGVTNQRETTVVWDKTTGEPLYNAIVWLDLRTQSTVEYLLNRIPGKNKTFSKFKTGLPLSTYFSAVKLRWLLDNVEEIKRAVEDGRAMFGTIDSWLIWSLTGGTNGGIHCTDVTNASRTMLFNIHSLEWDPDLCKFFEIPMEILPNVRSSSEIYGLMKICPSRESGALTGVPISGCLGDQHAALVGQMCFQDGQAKNTYGTGCFLLCNTGQKSVFSEHGLITTIAYKMGKDKPAFYALEGSVAIAGAVVRWLRDNLGIVNSSQEVEKLAADAGTSYGCYFVPAFSGLYAPYWEPSARGIICGLTQFTNKNHIAFAALEAVCFQTREILDAMNKDCGIPLSQLQVDGGMTNNKILMQLQSDILCIPVVKPSMTETTALGAAMAAGAAEGVEVWSLNPGDLTAVTCERFEPQINPEESEYRYARWKKAVMKSMGWETSGSPSNGK, encoded by the exons GTTTTTAATGCATTAACAGCAGAGCTTTTGAGTCACCATCAAGTGGAAATAAAGCAAGAATTCCCTAGAGAAgg ATGGGTAGAACAAGATCCAAAGGAAATATTAAACTCTGTCTATGAATGTGTGGAAAGGACCTGTGAGAAAATGAGAGAACTGAACATGGACATCGCTAACATAAGAG CCATTGGAGTCACCAATCAGAGAGAAACAACAGTGGTTTGGGACAAGACAACTGGAGAACCTCTTTATAATGCTATTG TGTGGCTTGACCTGAGAACCCAGTCAACAGTTGAATATCTTCTTAACAGAATtcctggaaaaaacaaaactttttcaAAG ttTAAGACCGGTCTTCCACTTAGCACTTATTTTAGTGCAGTGAAACTTCGGTGGCTTTTGGATAATGTGGAAGAGATTAAGCGAGCAGTTGAGGATGGAAGAGCTATGTTTGGGACTATTGATTCATGGCTTATATGG AGTTTGACAGGTGGGACGAATGGAGGCATTCACTGTACAGATGTCACCAATGCCAGTAGAACTATGTTGTTCAACATTCATTCCTTGGAATGGGATCCTGACCTCTGCAA ATTCTTTGAAATTCCTATGGAAATACTTCCAAATGTACGAAGCTCCTCTGAGATTTACGGCCTAATG AAAATCTGTCCTAGCCGG GAATCTGGAGCTTTGACAGGTGTACCAATTTCTGGG TGCTTGGGTGACCAGCATGCTGCTCTTGTTGGACAAATGTGTTTTCAAGATGGACAAGCAAAAAACAC GTACGGAACAGGTTGTTTCTTGCTGTGCAATACAGGTCAGAAG TCTGTGTTTTCTGAGCATGGTCTTATAACCACAATAGCTTACAAAATGGGCAAAGACAAACCCGCTTTTTATGCACTAGAG GGATCTGTTGCAATAGCTGGGGCTGTTGTTCGCTGGCTGAGGGACAATCTGGGTATTGTTAACAGTTCACAGGAAGTTG AAAAACTGGCTGCAGATGCGGGGACTTCCTATGGCTGCTACTTTGTGCCAGCATTTTCAGGACTGTATGCACCATACTGGGAACCCAGTGCAAGGGG TATCATCTGTGGCCTTACTCAGTTTACAAATAAAAACCACATCGCCTTCGCTGCACTAGAAGCAGTCTGCTTTCAAACACGAGAG ATTCTAGATGCTATGAACAAGGACTGTGGGATTCCACTAAGTCAGTTACAAGTAGATGGAGGAATGACCAATAACAAAATCCTCATGCAACTCCAATCAGACATTCTCTGTATTCCAGTAG TAAAGCCATCAATGACTGAAACAACAGCCTTAGGAGCTGCtatggcagcaggagctgcagaaggtGTTGAAGTTTGGAGTCTGAATCCTGGAGATTTGACAGCAGTGACATGTGAACGATTTGAACCACAGATAAACCCAGAGG aaagtGAATATCGCTATGCCAGGTGGAAGAAAGCTGTGATGAAGTCTATGGGATGGGAGACATCTGGCAGTCCTTCAAATG gTAAATGA